One genomic segment of Vulgatibacter sp. includes these proteins:
- a CDS encoding lipid asymmetry maintenance protein MlaB, translated as METLSIEEERMPAGNVCLRVGGSLDRSAAYELRDRILGLGTQELVLDFSKIGHADDVALSVLAMWLADRNQSKLKVQLVGLDHHARRILQVFGVDTEVGLGVNQAI; from the coding sequence ATGGAAACGCTTTCGATCGAGGAAGAGCGGATGCCGGCGGGGAACGTCTGCCTGCGGGTGGGGGGATCGCTGGACCGGAGCGCTGCCTACGAGCTGCGCGATCGGATCCTCGGGCTGGGGACGCAGGAGCTGGTGCTCGACTTCTCCAAGATCGGCCACGCCGACGACGTCGCCCTCTCGGTGCTGGCGATGTGGCTGGCCGATCGCAACCAGAGCAAGCTGAAGGTGCAGCTGGTGGGCCTCGATCACCACGCCCGCCGCATCCTCCAGGTCTTCGGCGTCGACACCGAAGTCGGCCTCGGCGTCAACCAGGCGATCTGA